AGTGGTCAATGTGGTTGTGGCCACAGAATCTCAGTTGGGCCATGAGGGCTATAATCACTACACCTACCATGAAGCCAGAGAGCCACACTATGACCACCAGCCCCAAACACCATCTGGGTCCCATCAGGAGAGGGTAGCGGAGCGGGTAGCAGATGGCCAGGTAGCGATCATATGCCATGACAGCCAGTAGGAAGCACTCAGCAGTGGCTAAAGAACCAAAGATAAAGAACTGGAGCAAGCAACCAGCCACAGAGATGGCCGCCTCCTGCAAGAAGCCCTCCAACATCTTGGGCACCACTGAGGAAGTGTAGAGGATCTCCAGGAAGGACAGATTagccaggaagaaatacatgggTGTGTGGAGCCTCTGAGAGCTAACCACCGCCACAATGATTAGCATGTTCCCTAGGATGATGGAAGCGTAGATGACAGTGAACACAATAAAGAGAAGGAGATGCAGCTCAGCTTTGACATAGAAACCAAGAAGGACAAATTCAATAATCGTTTGGTTTCCTATGGAGACCGTTTCCATGAAGATCATCCAAGTTTCTGCAGTGATTAAGTGACAGATTCTAGTGCTTCTTTGCATCTTCTACACCAAGCCCGAGATAAGTagagctaaaatgaaaaagataaaggtAAGTCTCAAAAACCCCTTTTTAGTTGCTTTTCCAATTCCTTACCTCTGCTGTTTTCCTTAATTGTGCACATATTCAAGACTCAAGAAGTTTGATCAATGATTTAAACTCACAATTTCCAGTCTTCAGAGACCTTAACCTATTAGTTcaatctaatatttttattaaagaaggaaatggcaacccactccagtatacttgtctggagaatcccatggacagagaaacctggcaggctacagtccacggggtcacaagagtcaaacacaacttagcgactaaaccaccaccaatatttttatgatttactAAATTCTACCTTCCTGATCTCTGTAACCAGCCATAGAGCCTTCCTCATGAGCAacagtatgctatgctaagtcacttcagtcatgtccgactctgtgcgaccccacagacagcagccttccaggctcccctgtccctgggattttccaggcaagagtactggagtggggtgccattgccttctccggagcaaCAGTGTAATGTCTTTCAAATGCCTGCCTTGTGTCCTATCACAGCTTACAATCAGCttgttataggaaaaaaaaaaaaaaaaaaaactgttttatcTTCCTTGATCACAACCAGCTTCACTGTGAGTGGTTTGGAAATTCTGCCTGATACCCAAGCTTACTATATTGTAGTCATCTTTATCTTAACATTGTCTCTTCATTCCTCAAGCACCTAATCAATTGTTACTTGGAAAATTCCTATGTATTCTCTCTTCATTAGTCTTATAACCTCTTTATCTTAGCACAATTATAACCTTATAGTCTCGAGATTACCCTCTCCCTTAAAAATAATGTTCTTTAAATTCTAATTTCATACAAGATTTTATAAtacaaatgtaataaataatatgATTGATGAAAGTATAGGTGCTGTGTGATTAGAGAGAAAACCAACTCAGACTAGGAACTGAGAGAGTGTGAGAATCAAGATCAGGGAGGCTCCCTGAGGAAGTAATTGTAGCTAAAAAGTTTTGAAGAACAAGTGTCAGCCAGGCAAAGGATAGGAGAGTGAGCATAGCATTCTAGGCAGGAGAGACATAATGGAAAGCAAGGATGTATAATTGAGTGAAGAGCTGAAAATGCCCCTGAGTACCTGCAAGGAAGATCTCATATGCTATCCAAAgcgatgtgtgtgtgtttattaaaaatgagaatgcATCAAATGATTGGAAGCAGAGGGCAAAAATGCAGATATTTgttggtgcatgtgtgtgtgtgtgtgtgtgtgtgtcacagaATCTGCTAGCAGAAGGTATGAAAAATATGGTTGTCAACTCCACAATAAGACTGTTCTTGGGAgtgttttaaaagttcagtcaaggatcttccctggtggtccagtgattaagactccaagcttccactgttTGGAGGACAGTGGACACTGGGgacacaggttgaatccctggctggagaactaagatcccacatgctgtgtgggaaaaataataataacaaaattaacttttaaaaaaattcatccaCATGAAAACTATTTTCAAGTCATAGCATAATCGTGGCTTTTCAGATCACCACATTCCCACTCTATTTTTCAAGGGGTTGGGGAAGtggggagaaagaagaaggaaaagagaagatagAAGGATGTGAGGATTATAGACAAATGGGAAGGTTTTAGTGGAAGACGTTGCAACACTAGGATTCCAGAGGAATGACTTTGAAAAACTGACTTTTTGACTCTCTGGGTTAAATGAAATGTGTTACTAATCAGAGGAAACAACTCCATAAATACCAATTCTTTACCCTTTTATAAAAAGTCTGTGACCTAAGCTGTGAACAATTATACAAAAATAGGAAACTCACCTGCAATAGTCCTTCTAAAGATAAAAATTGTGAAAAGCAGAATATGTGCTAAGATCTTCTGAAGAGTTCAGATTATTGAAGTTTCCCAATTTCAACTCCTCCCTTGAACTCAACCTGAAATAATGCAAGACACTGATTAGAAATGTCACACTTTTCACCCTCCACTCCCCAGAGTCATTCTCTTTTCCACTCTCCATCTCCTTTTCTAGTTTCCCGATTCCTTTGGCTTTTCCACTGTAGGTCCTTCCCTTTATCACAAAAGAGGGCTGACAATTGCCAAGAGGAGAGGGGCCCCTGAGAACCAATTACAAACTGACTAGAGAACAAccttaaatgaaaaggaaatatcaGCCCCCTGAGATACCTGTCTTTCTCCAGAGGAGGTTCCTGAACTGTTGGCTTGACCAAAAGTAGAGCAGAAACCAAGGGTTATATGGGAACCCTCCTTTCCATCTACTTGGGGGCTAATGCACTCCACTAAGCATCCCATCCCCCATTCCTAGGCTCTTTCCCCAGAACTTATCACAAAACTCTCCTAAGTTCTCTACAGCATCCCTAAACCACCATGCCCAAGAGTGGTCCTCCCAGAAGACTGCTCTCAACCCTTCCACCCCACACCCAGCTTTCAGACATTTCACCATCCCAGAAAAGTATTTCAATTGAAACAGCCCTGGGGAGTATTTCATGTGGATTTTCAAAGCCTTGCCAATGTTGGGCTGATTTAAGGGGAAGGAAGCTGGCATATTATTACAAAGTAACATCTACATGATTAAATGGCCTTTCAGTGTCC
This genomic window from Bos mutus isolate GX-2022 chromosome 23, NWIPB_WYAK_1.1, whole genome shotgun sequence contains:
- the LOC102272158 gene encoding olfactory receptor 11A1-like is translated as MIFMETVSIGNQTIIEFVLLGFYVKAELHLLLFIVFTVIYASIILGNMLIIVAVVSSQRLHTPMYFFLANLSFLEILYTSSVVPKMLEGFLQEAAISVAGCLLQFFIFGSLATAECFLLAVMAYDRYLAICYPLRYPLLMGPRWCLGLVVIVWLSGFMVGVVIIALMAQLRFCGHNHIDHFYCDFMPLMSLACSDPSVAQMTTFILSVVCLTVPFGLILTSYGRIVVAVLRVPAGASRRKAFSTCSSHLAVVSTYYGTLMVLYIAPSAVHSQLLMKVFALLYTVITPFFNPVIYTLRNKEVQQALWMLLYVKQAEMIEGGWW